The window CTTTGCAGTATCCATTACCCTTGCCTATGAGTTCTGCCATCATAAGCTTTAAATCAGCTTCTTTTGCTATGCAGTGACCGTGTCCTCTGTGATGTGAAACTATCCAGTCATTTTTTCTTATTGCGTTCATTGCTCCGACTGCATTCGCCTCTTCGCCTATGTAGAGGTGGCAGGTTCCATAGATCTGGCCCTTTAATATATACTGTTCAACTTCCATCTCGAAATATCTTATATCAAACATTCTTTTAAGCATTTCGATTTTCTGTTCTTTTCCCAGATCCTTGAATTTATTAGCTATTTTGTACTCTTTGAGATCTGTAAGTTTGTCCTTGATAATTGTGCATTCTCTTACTGTGCATTCTTTCAACTTAATATCCTCCTCTTATAATAATATTTAAAATTATTAAATATCTGATAAACATATTAACGCCTTATCACACTAACTTCGATAACAATATACATAATATTTATATTCTAATCAATAAAAAAATTAACTTTCTGAAAGTATTTCCCGAAGCTCTGCTACCTTGTCAAAAACTTCCTTTAAGGGACCGTTCAGTATCTCTTCGCGTTTTCTGTAAACCTTGTTATAAAGCTCACTATTGGCTTTAATGGGTTTATATGTATTTTTAACTTTTACCCATTCCCTTATAGTAGTTTTGATGTCAGGAATATCACCAGCACCAAAAGCAGCCAGCACAACATTTCCTATTCCTGCGCCCTCGCTTCTTTGAAGAGTTATATAGTTGCTGTTAAGAATATCAGCTTTCATCTGATTCCATAAATCGCTCTTGCTTCCGCCACCGATAACAGTAGTATCTTTTATATCAATACCGATTTCTCTGCATACATTTACCCATGACAGATATTCAAAAGCAATGGATTCCATGATGGATCTGTAAAGATTGCCTAATCCGTTTCCTCCTGAAAGTCCCAGCCATGAAGCGCTTGCATTAGGCCATATCGGATTTGACCTTCCCTGAAGAAACGGGAAGAATAATACGGCATTGGAACCCATGGGGATATTCTCTATAACTTTATTCATTTTATCGTATGAATCGTCTCTGCCTTTTTCCCTTAATATCTCGTCTCTGAACCATCTCAGGCTCAGGCCTCCTGCAGGAATAAAGCCCCAGTATGTATATTGATTATCCAGCGTACTGAATGCTGTATTTAACATTCCCGTGGCAGAAATATGTGTTGAAAATATTCCTGACAAAACTGTAAATATTGCAGCTGTACCAGCAACATCTGAGCATGAGCCATCATCAATAACTCCGGAACCAAGATTTGACTGCATGATATCGCCACTCCCGGCAATCAGTGGTATTCCTTCAACAAGACCTGTTTTTTCAGCTTCTTTTTTGCTAAGAGTACCGACTACTTCCCATGGTCTGACCACTTTGGGCAGTATTTCATACGGTATTCCTATTTCTTTAATCTGTTTTTCAGACCAGTTCTTTTTCCGGGCATCAAAACCCACAATCCAGCCTGACAAATGGCCCCAGTCAATAAAAGCATCTTTGGCTTTAAGTCCGCCAAGCTTTCCAAGCACATACTGCGCAGCAGAAACCGTTTTCTTTATTCTTCCGAAGACATCTTTCTGTTTATTCATGAACCATTTCAG is drawn from Actinomycetota bacterium and contains these coding sequences:
- a CDS encoding carbohydrate kinase; protein product: MNKYYIGFDNGTMGTKIAIYSIDGILMAEAYREHEIKYPKPGWAEMDPDQFYNVVTDGIAECMKKSQIDSKNVKGISCSGIICGLVPIDDNWNPVGPYVPFLDGRATEEADYIQKNAEPIWAQEAGNPEVSAYMPPIVLKWFMNKQKDVFGRIKKTVSAAQYVLGKLGGLKAKDAFIDWGHLSGWIVGFDARKKNWSEKQIKEIGIPYEILPKVVRPWEVVGTLSKKEAEKTGLVEGIPLIAGSGDIMQSNLGSGVIDDGSCSDVAGTAAIFTVLSGIFSTHISATGMLNTAFSTLDNQYTYWGFIPAGGLSLRWFRDEILREKGRDDSYDKMNKVIENIPMGSNAVLFFPFLQGRSNPIWPNASASWLGLSGGNGLGNLYRSIMESIAFEYLSWVNVCREIGIDIKDTTVIGGGSKSDLWNQMKADILNSNYITLQRSEGAGIGNVVLAAFGAGDIPDIKTTIREWVKVKNTYKPIKANSELYNKVYRKREEILNGPLKEVFDKVAELREILSES